In a single window of the Dehalococcoidia bacterium genome:
- a CDS encoding enoyl-CoA hydratase/isomerase family protein gives MDFQDVLFERRGPIAWITLNRPEKLNAITWRMIDEIIKFCQDVGRDDDVRCVVFTGAGRAFSAGDDIVGGMGERPGAPPMASGQPATLTREFGPHYHMTRTLMSMPKPVVAAINGPCHGAGWVIALSCDFRVMRGDALIGDIRSRRSIFAGQLAPLLLPRLIGQSRAMDLLMTGRVIDAAEAERYGIVTRVWPAETWDQELQTFLDELASGPTKNYAAWKFAVNRSVLLEAEGYAEYERFLNVAHRATEDSREGVASFREKRDPKYTGR, from the coding sequence TTGGACTTTCAGGACGTACTCTTCGAACGGCGCGGCCCCATCGCCTGGATTACGCTAAACCGGCCCGAAAAGCTGAACGCCATCACCTGGCGGATGATCGACGAGATCATCAAGTTCTGCCAGGACGTTGGCCGCGACGATGACGTCCGCTGCGTGGTGTTCACCGGCGCAGGGCGCGCCTTCTCCGCCGGCGACGACATCGTTGGCGGCATGGGCGAACGTCCCGGCGCCCCGCCGATGGCCAGCGGTCAGCCGGCGACCCTGACGCGCGAGTTCGGGCCGCACTACCACATGACCCGCACGCTCATGAGCATGCCGAAGCCCGTGGTCGCCGCGATCAACGGCCCATGTCACGGCGCCGGCTGGGTGATCGCCTTGTCCTGCGACTTTCGTGTCATGCGCGGCGACGCCCTCATCGGCGACATCCGCTCGCGGCGCTCGATCTTCGCGGGCCAACTGGCGCCGCTCCTTCTCCCCCGCCTCATCGGCCAGTCCCGGGCGATGGACCTGCTCATGACGGGCCGCGTCATCGATGCCGCCGAGGCGGAGCGCTACGGCATCGTCACGCGCGTCTGGCCGGCCGAGACCTGGGACCAGGAGCTTCAGACCTTCCTCGATGAGTTGGCATCCGGGCCGACGAAGAACTACGCCGCCTGGAAGTTCGCCGTTAACCGCTCAGTGCTGCTGGAAGCCGAGGGCTACGCCGAGTACGAGCGCTTCCTGAACGTCGCCCACCGGGCGACCGAGGATTCGCGGGAAGGCGTCGCCTCCTTCCGCGAGAAGCGAGACCCGAAGTACACGGGACGATAG
- a CDS encoding cytochrome P450: MNGGLFALGRLDDPYPLYARLRAAGPAVQVAPGTYAVSRYDDVVAVLKNTAAFSSAPLGFGFGARTVIGLDPPEHTVLRNIVNRAFTPRMVAAMEPRIREIARGLIDALAARGECDLVRDLAVPLPVIVIAEILGVDPERRDDFKRWSDSLVFSGAMMGGLDKSRDEFRAYFGEVIAERRREPRDDLISALTRAEEADTLTAAEVMSFALLLLIAGNETTTNLIGNAMLALLDHPEQLDRVRADTSLVPAMVEEALRYQSPVQLIFRSCVRDTEVGGSLIPAGASVIPMYASANRDERHFPEPDTFDITRENARDHLAFGYGPHFCLGAPLARLEAQVAFEELLPRLSDIRMVEEAVEWLPSPLIRGPARLPIRFKAAVPSP, encoded by the coding sequence ATGAACGGCGGCCTATTCGCCCTCGGGCGCCTCGACGATCCCTACCCCCTCTATGCCCGCTTGCGCGCCGCTGGCCCGGCGGTACAGGTCGCTCCGGGTACCTATGCCGTTTCCCGCTACGACGATGTCGTGGCTGTCCTGAAGAACACCGCCGCGTTCTCCTCCGCTCCCCTGGGCTTCGGCTTCGGGGCGCGCACCGTCATTGGTCTCGACCCCCCGGAGCACACGGTCCTGCGCAACATCGTCAACCGCGCGTTCACTCCCCGGATGGTCGCGGCAATGGAGCCGCGCATCCGCGAGATTGCGCGCGGCCTGATTGACGCCCTGGCGGCCCGGGGCGAGTGCGACCTGGTGCGCGACCTCGCCGTGCCGCTGCCGGTTATCGTCATCGCCGAGATACTCGGTGTCGATCCCGAACGGCGGGACGACTTCAAGCGCTGGTCGGACAGCCTCGTGTTCTCCGGTGCCATGATGGGCGGCCTGGACAAAAGCCGCGACGAGTTCCGGGCCTACTTCGGGGAGGTCATTGCCGAGCGGCGCCGCGAGCCGCGGGACGACCTGATCAGCGCCCTCACCAGGGCAGAAGAGGCCGACACACTGACCGCCGCTGAAGTAATGTCCTTCGCGCTGCTGCTCCTCATTGCCGGCAACGAGACGACCACGAACCTCATAGGCAACGCCATGCTCGCGCTGCTCGACCACCCCGAGCAGCTTGACCGCGTCCGCGCCGATACCTCGCTCGTGCCGGCGATGGTCGAGGAGGCGCTGCGCTACCAGTCCCCGGTGCAGCTAATCTTCCGCAGCTGCGTGCGGGACACCGAGGTCGGCGGCAGCCTTATCCCGGCCGGTGCCAGCGTGATCCCCATGTACGCCTCGGCGAATCGCGACGAGCGCCACTTCCCCGAGCCGGACACCTTCGACATCACCCGCGAGAACGCCCGCGACCACCTGGCGTTTGGCTATGGTCCCCACTTCTGCCTCGGCGCACCCCTCGCCCGTCTCGAGGCCCAGGTCGCGTTCGAAGAGTTGCTGCCCCGCCTGAGCGACATCCGCATGGTCGAGGAGGCAGTCGAGTGGTTGCCTTCGCCTCTGATCCGGGGTCCGGCCCGCCTTCCCATTCGGTTCAAGGCGGCTGTGCCCTCTCCATAG
- a CDS encoding alpha-1,4-glucan--maltose-1-phosphate maltosyltransferase, giving the protein MSLPSEDRLRRVVITHVTPEIEGGRYAVKRVVGESVTVEADVFLDGHDHLACELQYLAPNSREWSAVRMDPLPNDRWRGSFTVLEQGRYRYRIEGWPDPFETWRADLKKRVEAGQDVAVELLVGAELVREAAARAEGPDRQRLLDRAGALEKDWDTTLRVSVGLEQALSELMARYPDRSRSTLYDAGQEVVVDRERARFSTWYEMFPRSASPDPSRPGTFDDVIARLPYVASMGFDVLYLPPIHPIGRTGRKGKNNSVVCFEDDPGSPWAIGSALGGHKAVHPELGTLADFQRLVAAARDHGIEIALDLAFQCSPDHPYVQEHPQWFAHRPDGSIRFAENPPKKYEDIYPLDFNTEDWQALWQELRSVVEFWIEQGVRIFRVDNPHTKPFAFWEWLIGSLKPKYPDLIFLSEAFTRPKVMYHLAKIGFTQSYTYFTWRNTKHELTEYFTELTQTEVREYFRPNLWPNTPDILHEYLQTGGKPAFIARLVLAATLGASYGIYGPAFELCINAPREEGSEEYLDSEKYEVKHWDLETSASLRHLIARVNKIRRENSELQSNAGLRFHNTDNEAIIAYSKSGRDGTILTVVNLDPHHTQSGWVELPLGDLGLDEHEAFMVHDLLADGRYTWHGAWNFVQLDPHVLPAHVFKVQRRLRSERDFDYYR; this is encoded by the coding sequence TTGTCCCTTCCTTCAGAAGACCGGCTGCGCCGCGTCGTCATCACTCACGTCACGCCCGAAATCGAAGGCGGCCGCTATGCCGTGAAGCGGGTCGTGGGCGAGAGCGTCACCGTCGAGGCCGACGTCTTCCTTGACGGACACGACCACCTGGCTTGCGAGCTGCAGTACCTTGCCCCGAATTCGCGAGAGTGGTCCGCCGTGCGCATGGACCCCCTGCCGAACGATCGCTGGCGGGGGTCCTTCACCGTGCTCGAGCAGGGCCGCTATCGCTACCGCATCGAAGGCTGGCCGGACCCGTTCGAGACCTGGCGGGCCGACCTGAAGAAGCGCGTCGAGGCGGGCCAGGATGTGGCCGTGGAGTTGCTGGTGGGCGCTGAACTCGTGCGCGAGGCGGCCGCGAGGGCCGAGGGCCCCGACAGGCAGCGTCTGCTCGACCGGGCCGGCGCGCTGGAGAAGGACTGGGATACGACCCTGCGCGTCAGCGTTGGGCTGGAGCAGGCGCTCTCCGAGTTGATGGCCCGCTATCCGGACAGGTCCCGCTCGACCCTGTACGACGCCGGCCAGGAGGTCGTGGTCGACCGCGAACGGGCGCGTTTCAGTACCTGGTACGAGATGTTCCCGCGTTCGGCCTCTCCTGATCCATCGCGGCCGGGCACGTTCGATGACGTGATCGCGCGCCTGCCATACGTAGCCTCGATGGGCTTCGACGTGCTCTACCTGCCGCCGATACACCCTATCGGCAGGACGGGACGCAAGGGCAAGAACAACAGCGTCGTCTGCTTCGAGGACGACCCCGGCAGCCCCTGGGCCATCGGCTCGGCGCTGGGCGGCCACAAGGCCGTGCACCCTGAGCTCGGGACGCTCGCGGACTTTCAGCGCCTGGTGGCAGCGGCCCGCGACCACGGCATCGAGATCGCCCTCGACCTTGCCTTCCAGTGCTCGCCCGACCACCCGTACGTGCAGGAGCACCCCCAGTGGTTCGCGCACCGGCCCGACGGAAGCATCCGCTTCGCTGAGAACCCGCCGAAGAAGTACGAGGACATCTACCCGCTGGACTTCAATACCGAGGATTGGCAAGCGCTCTGGCAGGAGCTCCGCAGCGTCGTCGAGTTCTGGATCGAGCAGGGTGTCCGCATCTTCCGCGTCGACAACCCGCACACGAAGCCGTTCGCCTTCTGGGAGTGGCTGATCGGCAGCCTCAAGCCAAAATATCCGGACCTGATCTTCCTCTCCGAGGCCTTCACGCGTCCGAAGGTGATGTACCACCTCGCGAAGATCGGCTTCACGCAGTCCTACACTTACTTCACCTGGCGGAACACAAAGCACGAGCTGACGGAGTACTTCACCGAGCTCACGCAGACCGAGGTCCGAGAGTACTTCCGGCCGAACCTCTGGCCGAACACTCCCGACATCCTGCACGAGTACCTCCAGACCGGCGGCAAGCCGGCCTTCATCGCGCGCCTGGTGCTGGCTGCGACGCTCGGCGCCTCCTACGGCATTTACGGCCCGGCATTCGAGCTGTGCATCAACGCGCCGCGTGAGGAGGGGAGCGAGGAGTACCTGGACTCAGAGAAGTACGAGGTCAAGCACTGGGACCTCGAGACCTCGGCGAGCCTGCGCCACCTCATCGCGAGGGTCAACAAGATCCGCCGGGAAAACAGCGAGCTTCAGTCGAACGCCGGCCTGCGGTTCCACAACACGGACAACGAGGCGATCATCGCCTACTCGAAGTCGGGCCGGGATGGGACAATCCTTACGGTCGTAAACCTGGACCCGCACCACACTCAGAGCGGCTGGGTCGAGCTGCCGCTTGGCGACCTTGGCCTGGACGAGCACGAAGCCTTCATGGTGCATGACCTGCTGGCCGACGGACGCTACACCTGGCACGGGGCCTGGAATTTCGTGCAGCTCGACCCGCACGTGCTGCCGGCGCACGTCTTCAAGGTGCAGAGGCGGCTCCGAAGCGAGCGCGACTTCGACTACTACCGGTAG
- the treS gene encoding maltose alpha-D-glucosyltransferase, protein MVGRRSQDLPLTDDPLWYKDAVIYEVHVRAFYDSNDDGIGDFRGLTEKLDYLQDLGVTAIWLLPFYPSPLLDDGYDIADYNAVHPAYGTLRDARDFIRQAHRRGLRVITELVCNHTSDQHPWFQRARRAPRDSNARNFYVWSDSADRYREARIIFKDFETSNWTWDPIAGQYYWHRFYRHQPDLNFENPRVHRAILDAMDGWLDLGVDGLRLDAVPYLYEAEGTNCENLPQTYEFLRKLRAHVDGKYANRMLLAEANQWPEDAVAYFGQGDMCNMAFHFPLMPRMFMAIHMEDRFPIIDILRQTPAIPDNCQWALFLRNHDELTLEMVTDEERDYMYRVYAVEQQMRINLGIRRRLAPLLGNHRRRIELMNGLLFSLPGTPVIYYGDEIGMGDNVYLGDRNAGFSRANPQKLYLPIIIDPEYHYETVNVQAQRDNPHSLLWWTKRLIALRKRYKAFGRGTLEFLQPDNRKVLAFVRAYEDERILVVANLSRFVQGVELDLSAHRGLVPVEMFGRVEFPPVGDKPYFITLGPHSFYWFSLEQVRQRAPQIRVEPEFVPSLSAANWQSSLQEQPDRDVSLALSDFLIKQRWFGGKAQGIRSVSVCERTPLRAGDADAVLSLIEVQYSDGGADMYQVPIAAAYGDQAKRVERDWPDAVIARLRGGEPSREGVLYDGLFNEDVAEALLALIANNRRLRGERGDIMGSRTRLFRQLAGTADVGSLKATAVKTEQSNSAISFGDRLFFKLFRRVEPGVNPDLEISRYLTDSGFPNAPRLAGAIEYVQGRIEPRTLAVLYEFVPNEGDAWSYTRDTLKDFFERALASQVKADDIRITAGSLLDLAEQPASPQALEMVGPYLEAARLLGQRTAELHTLLAAATEPSLAPETFTSYNQRSLYQSLRNLTSNTMRLLARRVREDGESVPPEALRVLALEDRILQSFGRLLEVSLEGLRIRVHGDFHLGQVLFKGNDFVIIDFEGEPARPVTERRLRRTPLRDVAGILRSFNYAVHDVLIEEEATGLRDRGGSRLDVWARFWSASVSAAYLRGYLQVARPAGLVPADRGQLEMLLGVCLLEKAVYEIGYELNNRPDWVVIPLRGVLELLGAEG, encoded by the coding sequence ATGGTAGGGCGGCGCAGCCAGGACTTGCCACTTACGGACGACCCGCTCTGGTACAAAGACGCCGTCATCTACGAGGTACACGTCCGCGCCTTCTACGACTCCAACGACGACGGGATTGGCGACTTCAGGGGGCTGACGGAGAAGCTGGATTACCTGCAGGACCTGGGCGTCACCGCCATCTGGCTGCTTCCCTTCTATCCCTCGCCCTTGCTGGACGACGGCTACGACATCGCTGACTACAACGCGGTCCATCCCGCTTACGGCACCCTGCGCGACGCGCGCGATTTCATACGCCAGGCACACCGGCGCGGCCTCCGTGTGATCACGGAGCTGGTGTGCAACCACACCTCCGACCAGCACCCCTGGTTCCAGCGGGCGAGGCGGGCGCCCCGGGACAGCAACGCCCGCAACTTCTACGTCTGGAGCGACAGCGCCGATCGCTACCGCGAGGCGCGGATCATCTTCAAGGACTTCGAGACTTCGAACTGGACCTGGGACCCGATTGCCGGGCAGTACTACTGGCACCGCTTCTATCGACACCAGCCGGACCTCAACTTCGAGAACCCTCGCGTACACCGGGCCATCCTGGACGCGATGGACGGCTGGCTCGACCTCGGCGTCGACGGCTTGCGGCTCGACGCCGTGCCTTACCTGTATGAGGCCGAAGGCACTAACTGCGAGAACCTGCCCCAGACCTACGAATTCTTGAGAAAGCTCCGGGCGCACGTTGACGGCAAATACGCCAACCGCATGCTCCTGGCCGAGGCCAACCAGTGGCCGGAGGATGCGGTCGCCTACTTCGGCCAGGGCGACATGTGCAACATGGCGTTCCACTTCCCTCTCATGCCGCGCATGTTCATGGCCATCCACATGGAGGATCGCTTCCCGATCATCGACATCCTGCGCCAGACGCCGGCAATACCGGACAACTGCCAGTGGGCCCTTTTCCTGCGGAACCACGACGAGCTGACGCTGGAGATGGTGACGGACGAAGAGCGCGACTACATGTACCGCGTCTATGCCGTCGAGCAGCAGATGCGCATCAACCTCGGTATCCGGCGGCGGCTGGCGCCGCTGCTGGGCAACCACAGGCGGCGCATCGAGCTGATGAACGGGCTCCTTTTCTCTTTGCCTGGCACGCCGGTCATCTACTACGGGGACGAGATCGGCATGGGCGACAACGTGTATCTCGGCGACCGCAACGCCGGCTTCTCGCGCGCCAATCCCCAGAAGCTCTACCTGCCGATCATCATCGACCCCGAGTACCACTACGAGACGGTGAATGTGCAGGCGCAGAGGGACAACCCCCACTCCCTGCTCTGGTGGACGAAGCGTTTGATCGCGCTGCGGAAGCGGTACAAGGCCTTCGGCCGCGGCACGCTCGAGTTCTTGCAGCCGGACAACCGCAAGGTGCTCGCCTTCGTGCGGGCTTACGAGGACGAACGGATCCTCGTAGTCGCGAACCTGTCTCGCTTCGTGCAGGGAGTGGAGCTGGACCTTTCGGCGCACAGGGGCCTGGTCCCGGTAGAGATGTTCGGGCGAGTGGAATTCCCGCCAGTCGGGGACAAGCCGTACTTCATCACCCTGGGGCCTCACAGCTTCTACTGGTTCTCGCTGGAGCAGGTGAGGCAGCGGGCGCCGCAGATACGGGTCGAGCCCGAATTCGTGCCCTCCCTGTCGGCCGCGAACTGGCAGAGTTCGCTGCAGGAGCAGCCGGACCGCGACGTTTCCCTGGCGCTTTCGGACTTCCTCATCAAGCAGCGTTGGTTCGGGGGCAAGGCGCAGGGGATCCGTTCCGTCAGCGTCTGCGAGCGTACACCCCTGAGGGCGGGTGACGCGGATGCGGTGCTTTCGCTGATCGAGGTGCAGTACAGCGACGGCGGCGCGGACATGTACCAGGTGCCCATCGCCGCCGCGTATGGCGACCAGGCGAAGCGGGTGGAGCGGGACTGGCCGGATGCCGTGATTGCCCGGCTGCGGGGCGGAGAGCCCAGCCGTGAGGGTGTGCTCTACGATGGCCTGTTCAATGAAGACGTCGCGGAGGCGCTGTTGGCGCTCATCGCGAACAACCGGCGCCTCAGGGGTGAGCGCGGCGACATCATGGGCAGTCGCACACGCCTCTTTCGCCAGCTCGCGGGGACGGCAGACGTCGGCAGCCTGAAGGCGACCGCGGTCAAGACCGAGCAGTCGAACAGCGCCATCTCCTTCGGCGACAGGCTCTTCTTCAAGCTCTTCAGGCGGGTCGAGCCAGGCGTGAACCCGGACCTCGAGATATCGCGCTACCTCACGGACAGCGGCTTCCCGAACGCGCCCCGCCTTGCCGGCGCGATCGAGTACGTCCAGGGAAGGATCGAGCCTCGGACGCTGGCCGTCCTCTACGAGTTCGTCCCGAACGAGGGCGACGCCTGGAGCTACACGCGCGACACGCTCAAGGACTTCTTCGAGCGGGCCCTGGCGTCGCAGGTAAAGGCGGATGACATCCGCATCACGGCTGGCTCCCTGCTCGACCTCGCGGAGCAGCCGGCCTCGCCGCAGGCCCTGGAGATGGTGGGGCCCTACCTGGAGGCGGCGAGGCTGCTGGGCCAGCGCACCGCCGAGCTGCACACGCTCCTCGCCGCGGCTACGGAGCCATCGCTGGCCCCGGAGACGTTCACGAGCTACAACCAGCGCTCGCTCTACCAGTCGCTTCGCAATCTGACCAGCAACACCATGCGCCTCCTGGCGCGCCGCGTGCGAGAGGACGGCGAGTCCGTGCCGCCGGAGGCCCTCCGAGTCCTCGCCCTCGAGGACCGCATCCTGCAGAGCTTCGGGCGCTTGCTGGAGGTATCGCTCGAAGGACTGCGGATACGCGTCCACGGCGACTTCCACCTCGGCCAGGTGCTGTTCAAAGGCAACGACTTCGTGATCATCGACTTCGAGGGCGAACCGGCTCGGCCGGTAACTGAGCGCCGCCTGCGCCGGACCCCCCTGCGCGATGTCGCCGGCATCCTGCGCTCATTCAACTACGCCGTCCACGATGTACTCATCGAGGAGGAGGCGACGGGCTTGCGTGACCGGGGCGGCTCCCGCCTGGACGTGTGGGCGCGCTTCTGGAGCGCGTCGGTCTCGGCGGCCTACCTGCGCGGCTACCTGCAAGTCGCAAGGCCGGCGGGACTGGTGCCCGCCGACCGGGGCCAGCTCGAAATGCTGCTCGGCGTCTGCCTGCTCGAGAAGGCCGTCTACGAGATCGGTTACGAGCTCAACAACCGGCCGGACTGGGTCGTGATCCCGCTCCGGGGCGTGCTGGAGCTGCTGGGGGCGGAGGGGTGA
- the glgB gene encoding 1,4-alpha-glucan branching protein GlgB translates to MTRHQPARSPDTPGPAAVRYDFSLLSRDDLYLFNEGSHLRLYEKLGCHLMTLDGVPGAYFAVWAPDAEYVSVIGAFNGWDKGAHPLLPRESSGIWHGFVPGVKKGDAYKYHVVSRYHGYRADKADPYALYAEVPPRTGSIAWDLEYEWQDAEWMRARAARNSLKAPIAVYEVHLGSWRRVPEEDNRPLTYRELAPYLADYVKSLGFTYVELLPVMEHPFYGSWGYQTTGYYAPTSRYGTPQDFMYLVDHLHQNGIGVILDWVPSHFPSDEHGLGYFDGTHLYEHAYREKGYHPDWGSLIFNYGRSEVRSFLLSSAMFWLDRYHADGLRVDAVASMLYLDYSRKEGEWMPNEYGGRENLEAISFLRRLNEEVYRHYPDVQMIAEESTAWPMVSKPTYVGGLGFGLKWDMGWMHDTLEYMKRDPVFRKYHHNELTFRSIYAFTENFILPLSHDEVVHGKGSLLGMMPGDDWQKFANLRLLFAYMYSQPGKKLLFMGGEFGQRREWDHENSLEWWVLRFPEHAGVQKLIADLNRLYAAEPALHELDNDPAGFEWVNGGDWEQSVLSYLRKGTSGEQVLVVCNFTPVVRHNYRVGVPTGGYWREVLNSDAGYYWGSGQGNLGGVEAAPVPYQGRPWSLVLTLPPLAALFLTPAAAPAADGP, encoded by the coding sequence GTGACGCGCCATCAGCCCGCGCGCTCCCCGGACACCCCGGGTCCGGCGGCCGTCCGCTACGACTTCAGCCTCCTCAGCCGGGACGACCTCTACTTGTTCAACGAAGGGAGTCACCTCAGGCTTTACGAGAAGCTCGGTTGCCATCTCATGACCCTCGATGGTGTGCCGGGCGCCTACTTCGCCGTGTGGGCGCCTGACGCCGAGTACGTTTCGGTTATCGGGGCCTTCAACGGCTGGGACAAGGGCGCCCACCCGCTCCTGCCGCGCGAGAGCTCGGGCATCTGGCATGGCTTCGTGCCCGGCGTGAAGAAGGGGGACGCTTACAAGTACCACGTCGTTTCCCGCTATCACGGCTACCGTGCCGACAAGGCAGACCCCTACGCGCTCTACGCCGAGGTGCCGCCGCGCACTGGCTCGATCGCCTGGGACCTCGAGTATGAATGGCAGGATGCGGAATGGATGCGCGCGCGGGCGGCGCGCAACTCCCTCAAGGCGCCTATAGCGGTGTACGAGGTGCACCTCGGGTCGTGGCGCCGGGTGCCGGAGGAGGACAACAGGCCCCTGACGTACCGGGAGCTGGCGCCCTACCTCGCGGATTATGTGAAGTCATTGGGGTTCACCTATGTCGAACTGCTGCCGGTCATGGAGCACCCCTTCTACGGCTCCTGGGGCTACCAGACCACGGGCTATTACGCGCCCACCAGCCGCTACGGCACGCCCCAGGACTTCATGTACCTGGTCGACCACCTGCACCAGAACGGCATCGGCGTAATCCTTGACTGGGTGCCGTCTCACTTCCCCTCAGACGAGCACGGGCTCGGCTACTTCGACGGGACGCACCTGTACGAGCACGCCTACCGCGAGAAGGGATACCACCCGGATTGGGGCAGCCTCATCTTCAACTACGGCCGCAGCGAGGTGCGCAGCTTCCTGCTCTCCAGCGCGATGTTCTGGCTCGACCGCTATCACGCTGACGGCCTCCGGGTCGACGCCGTGGCCTCGATGCTGTACCTCGATTACTCGCGCAAAGAGGGCGAGTGGATGCCGAACGAGTACGGCGGCCGCGAGAACCTCGAAGCCATCTCCTTCCTGCGGCGCCTCAACGAAGAGGTATACCGGCACTATCCGGACGTCCAGATGATCGCCGAAGAGTCGACGGCCTGGCCTATGGTGTCGAAGCCGACGTACGTTGGCGGCCTGGGATTCGGGCTGAAGTGGGACATGGGCTGGATGCACGACACGCTGGAGTACATGAAGAGGGACCCCGTGTTCCGCAAGTACCACCACAACGAGCTGACTTTTCGCAGCATCTACGCTTTCACGGAGAACTTCATCCTGCCGCTCTCGCACGACGAGGTCGTCCACGGCAAAGGGTCTCTCCTGGGCATGATGCCTGGCGACGACTGGCAGAAGTTCGCGAACCTGAGGCTGCTGTTTGCGTACATGTACAGCCAGCCGGGGAAGAAACTGCTGTTCATGGGCGGTGAGTTCGGCCAGCGGCGTGAGTGGGACCACGAGAACAGCCTGGAGTGGTGGGTCCTGCGCTTCCCAGAGCATGCGGGCGTCCAGAAGCTCATCGCCGACCTCAACCGCCTGTATGCCGCCGAGCCGGCGCTCCACGAACTCGACAACGACCCCGCAGGCTTCGAGTGGGTGAACGGCGGCGACTGGGAGCAAAGCGTGCTGAGCTACCTGCGAAAAGGCACGAGCGGAGAGCAGGTCCTGGTCGTCTGCAACTTTACGCCGGTCGTGCGCCACAACTACCGGGTCGGCGTGCCCACAGGCGGCTACTGGCGCGAGGTGCTGAACTCAGACGCCGGGTACTACTGGGGAAGCGGGCAGGGGAACCTTGGCGGCGTCGAGGCGGCGCCGGTCCCGTACCAGGGCCGGCCGTGGTCGCTGGTGCTGACGCTGCCGCCGCTGGCCGCCCTGTTTCTGACGCCGGCTGCGGCGCCCGCCGCGGACGGACCGTGA